A genomic window from Pirellulales bacterium includes:
- a CDS encoding HEAT repeat domain-containing protein, protein MSAPAQNPISSDDLPPVQPPSAGFLVQLFLIPGIIVAIIVVVWMLFVWLATPDSDPQKYVEGIGRNTDDAWQKAEYLAEMLRNDRGNQLKGDAQLAGKLAELLNESIDAGLMDDRSINLRVYLSSALGQFNTPEGLPALLKAASTSREPSELPVRRSALDAIGMLVANLQSAGDQTAEAELPDREKLFSTLFDASRDHEPVIRLRAAYVLGIVGDKRATSPLVKMLDDPYPDVSYNAATALARRGDPRAIDTLLEMLDPKQSKAIEKEDPAMQAEKRSIILVNGLRAIGQLADADPSADLSRVEPAVDRLRDSSLPLEVRDAAMAAHEKLQKRQQPAAR, encoded by the coding sequence ATGTCTGCTCCCGCCCAGAATCCGATCTCTTCCGACGATTTGCCGCCGGTGCAGCCTCCGAGCGCCGGGTTTCTGGTGCAACTGTTTCTGATACCGGGGATCATTGTCGCCATTATCGTGGTCGTATGGATGTTGTTCGTTTGGCTTGCCACTCCGGACAGTGATCCGCAAAAGTATGTCGAGGGCATCGGGCGCAATACGGACGATGCTTGGCAGAAAGCGGAGTACCTTGCCGAGATGCTCCGCAACGATCGTGGAAACCAGTTGAAGGGAGACGCCCAACTCGCGGGCAAGCTTGCGGAACTCCTGAACGAAAGTATCGACGCCGGGCTGATGGACGATCGATCGATCAACCTGCGGGTCTATCTTAGCAGTGCGCTCGGGCAGTTCAACACGCCCGAAGGGCTGCCGGCTCTGCTGAAGGCGGCTTCGACCAGTCGCGAACCGAGCGAACTTCCCGTGCGGCGCTCGGCGCTCGATGCGATTGGGATGCTCGTCGCGAACCTGCAATCGGCCGGCGACCAAACTGCCGAAGCCGAATTGCCGGATCGAGAAAAACTGTTCAGCACGCTGTTCGATGCGTCGCGCGATCACGAGCCGGTGATTCGGCTCCGCGCGGCCTATGTGCTGGGGATCGTTGGCGACAAGCGAGCGACGTCGCCGCTGGTAAAAATGCTCGACGACCCTTATCCCGACGTTTCCTACAACGCGGCCACCGCGCTGGCCCGCCGCGGCGATCCGCGGGCCATCGACACGCTCTTGGAAATGCTCGACCCCAAGCAGTCGAAGGCGATCGAGAAAGAGGATCCGGCCATGCAAGCCGAGAAGCGGTCGATCATTCTCGTCAACGGCCTGCGGGCCATCGGACAACTGGCCGACGCCGATCCGAGCGCCGATCTCAGCCGCGTCGAACCGGCTGTCGATCGTCTCCGCGATTCCAGCCTTCCGCTGGAAGTTCGCGACGCGGCGATGGCGGCCCATGAAAAGCTCCAGAAGCGGCAGCAGCCAGCGGCTCGCTAG
- a CDS encoding lipoate--protein ligase family protein, whose product MQLLDLTLDTPAENLALDEALLLAAEAAGQPQEVLRLWEPRQFSVVIGSSSRIANEVALEACRARGIEVMRRTSGGAAVAIGPGCLMYSLVLSRQLRPEQRAIDPAHRFALDAIVGAIGRLVPGVVRRGTSDLAIGDRKFSGNSLRMKREHLLYHGTLLYDFPLDVFAACLATPPRQPAYRHGRAHNDFVTNLPIDAGSLRSALIAAFDAHEDQSDWPRKHTIQLATEKYAIDAWTHRF is encoded by the coding sequence GTGCAACTCCTCGACCTCACGCTCGACACTCCGGCTGAAAATCTCGCGCTCGACGAGGCGCTGCTGCTGGCGGCCGAAGCGGCGGGCCAGCCGCAAGAAGTGCTGCGGCTTTGGGAGCCGCGGCAGTTTTCCGTCGTGATCGGTTCGTCGTCGCGAATCGCAAACGAAGTCGCTCTCGAGGCGTGCCGAGCCCGCGGCATCGAAGTGATGCGGCGCACCAGCGGCGGCGCCGCGGTCGCCATCGGCCCCGGCTGCCTGATGTACTCGCTCGTGCTCAGCCGGCAATTGCGGCCGGAGCAGCGCGCGATCGACCCCGCTCATCGCTTCGCGCTCGACGCGATCGTCGGCGCGATCGGCCGGCTCGTGCCGGGCGTTGTTCGGCGCGGCACGAGCGATCTGGCGATCGGCGACCGCAAGTTTTCCGGCAACAGCTTGCGAATGAAGCGCGAGCATCTGCTCTATCATGGCACGCTGCTCTATGACTTTCCGCTCGACGTGTTCGCCGCCTGTCTTGCCACGCCGCCGCGCCAGCCCGCCTACCGCCACGGCCGCGCGCACAACGATTTTGTCACCAATCTCCCAATTGATGCCGGCTCACTTCGGTCCGCCCTAATCGCCGCCTTCGACGCACACGAAGACCAATCCGACTGGCCGCGCAAACATACAATTCAGCTTGCCACCGAAAAATATGCAATTGACGCATGGACGCACCGATTCTGA
- a CDS encoding AMP-dependent synthetase/ligase, protein MYDARETLVAMFCARVRGQAHRTALHLPAGEGKFRTLSWHDLAHDVRRTALVLKRLGVRPGDRVVQVSENRYEWIVVDLAIHLARGVHVAVHAALSGPQISYQIIDSGARVVIVSGGEQLTKLASPEMGLPDSLPWIAFDPIEPQHEPAPGGRPVPMLVKLLDELANDQASAEQAELLESDSLRETQPNDLATILYTSGTTGEPKGVMLSHRNLASNAMATLAAFDYSPDDLRLSWLPFSHIFSRTCDLYTWIASGSQLALAESRDKILANCQSLRPTMLNGVPYFFDKVRRFVIGEQKAGEPGWLAALFGGRMRLCCSGGAALPNETAEFFWQRGVTLLQGYGLTESSPVITISTATAHKLGTVGRPISGVEVGIADDGEILTRGPHVMLGYWNRPDDTADAIRDGWLLTGDLGQLDCDGYLRITGRKKELIVTAGGKNIAPVFLENLLVEDPLIVQAMVIGDGRNYLTALIVPNPEALGTAISERQIPVHSVAEALVHPDVVALYRQQIDARLRDVASCERIQRFTLLSRGFTLELGELTPTLKLRRAVVQQHFADEIHGLYLEQDPDNPV, encoded by the coding sequence ATGTACGACGCGCGGGAAACTCTGGTGGCGATGTTTTGCGCTCGGGTGCGGGGGCAGGCGCATCGGACGGCACTGCATTTGCCCGCCGGCGAGGGGAAGTTTCGCACGCTTTCTTGGCATGATCTGGCCCACGATGTTCGACGGACGGCGCTGGTGCTCAAGCGGCTTGGCGTGCGGCCGGGGGATCGGGTCGTGCAGGTCAGCGAGAATCGGTATGAATGGATCGTCGTCGATCTGGCCATTCACTTGGCTCGCGGCGTGCATGTCGCGGTCCATGCGGCGCTCTCCGGGCCGCAGATTAGCTATCAGATTATCGACTCGGGCGCGCGGGTCGTGATCGTTTCGGGCGGCGAGCAATTGACGAAGCTCGCGTCGCCGGAGATGGGTTTGCCCGACAGTTTGCCATGGATCGCTTTCGATCCGATTGAGCCGCAGCACGAGCCAGCGCCTGGCGGGCGGCCGGTGCCGATGCTTGTGAAGCTACTCGACGAACTGGCCAACGACCAAGCGAGCGCCGAGCAGGCTGAGCTACTCGAAAGCGATTCGCTCCGCGAGACGCAGCCGAACGATCTGGCGACGATTCTTTATACGTCCGGCACGACCGGCGAGCCGAAAGGCGTGATGCTCAGCCACCGGAATCTGGCGTCGAACGCCATGGCAACGCTCGCCGCGTTCGATTATTCGCCCGACGACCTGCGACTCTCGTGGCTGCCGTTTTCGCATATCTTCTCCCGCACTTGCGATCTCTACACTTGGATCGCCAGCGGCTCGCAGTTGGCGCTGGCCGAGAGCCGCGACAAGATTCTGGCCAATTGCCAATCGCTCCGCCCGACGATGCTTAACGGCGTGCCATACTTTTTCGACAAGGTTCGGCGATTCGTTATCGGCGAGCAAAAAGCGGGTGAACCTGGCTGGCTCGCGGCACTGTTCGGCGGCCGAATGCGGCTCTGCTGCTCCGGCGGCGCGGCCTTGCCAAATGAAACGGCCGAATTCTTCTGGCAGCGCGGCGTCACGCTACTGCAAGGATATGGGCTCACCGAATCATCGCCCGTCATCACGATTTCGACCGCGACGGCTCACAAGCTGGGGACGGTCGGCCGGCCGATCTCGGGGGTCGAAGTCGGCATCGCCGATGATGGCGAGATCCTCACGCGCGGGCCGCACGTGATGCTCGGCTACTGGAACCGCCCCGACGACACGGCTGACGCCATTCGCGACGGCTGGCTCTTGACCGGCGACCTGGGGCAGCTCGATTGCGACGGCTATTTGCGAATCACCGGGCGAAAGAAAGAGTTGATCGTCACCGCCGGCGGCAAGAACATCGCGCCGGTCTTTCTCGAAAACCTGCTCGTGGAAGACCCGCTGATCGTGCAGGCGATGGTGATCGGCGACGGCCGGAATTATCTCACCGCTTTGATCGTCCCCAATCCAGAAGCTCTAGGGACCGCGATCTCCGAGCGGCAAATCCCCGTCCACTCGGTGGCCGAGGCGCTCGTGCATCCCGACGTGGTGGCTTTGTACAGACAGCAGATCGACGCGCGGCTCAGGGATGTGGCAAGCTGCGAAAGAATCCAACGATTCACGCTGCTGAGCCGCGGCTTCACGCTCGAACTCGGCGAACTCACGCCGACGCTCAAGCTCCGCCGCGCCGTCGTGCAACAGCATTTCGCCGACGAGATTCATGGGCTGTACCTGGAACAAGATCCTGATAATCCTGTCTAG